In the Danio rerio strain Tuebingen ecotype United States chromosome 8, GRCz12tu, whole genome shotgun sequence genome, one interval contains:
- the LOC141375633 gene encoding uncharacterized protein isoform X2: protein MAGCSLSTSDIPYGETLPLESMSSINSPQIEESGLHPSILSIPQSQSTQESSEAQDPVYNVLPSVSFLVPAVLVHSYDKQEASNNESEVSSNPNTLSHPQNGMLAQVPFELGQPLLAAFPDTTHTEKEDLEEFQEKKDVVEMYDKLSDIQEEPSQNVEGDKTCIQTSENPTQASFSKKVKVATEDVEKLIWSEGLENPLNEGGLKDFQEKEDVKIDNRLANSQEESSQNIEEDKTYIHRSEFLKQLPSSTQLNLANVDLENVNLSEFLENRLDENPKQSSSSIQVNVATEDVEKLSLSDGLDSSLENSLKHLKENEDVVEIVNSLADIQEEPSQSIEEDKTYNYKSESPKQPCSSIQVNVATEDEKLTLSDGLENPLKEGLKDFQENEDVVKTVDSLADVLEEPSQNIEEDKMYSHGSEDPKSLPSSKEVNIVTEDTAKHNLSEEIVIPVYEKDLKDFQENEDVVKTDERSADILEEPSQNTEDEMYSHRSKNPKSLPSSIEVHIETEDVEKLILSEGLKNVLDEKCLDDFQEKEDAVKTDKILADILEEPNQDLENNTCDQLLEEPTLPPSSKEVITATEDAEKLSDSLEHPLEEGIKEVDLVSLIGIKRAQVFEVESTKTGDEEYDALVASYLDTTLQDRETQSLLINPTSQEEGLLDPKTLASILPEDPNIKNQTVSMCTSEHPTSQPEKPALVSGSETSPRAFDHQPSTVQTSAEEDLTSEPDELSQEACKDLEPQHTLPRVDSELSQISKDQAEVSLSTCLMVSVTFFTAVICLAVGIQEPSAFLCVGLFLLSLWFFGSPIHFS, encoded by the coding sequence ATGGCAGGATGTTCTCTTTCCACTTCAGATATTCCCTACGGAGAAACACTTCCACTAGAGTCAATGTCATCCATAAATTCTCCCCAAATAGAAGAGTCTGGCCTTCATCCATCAATTTTATCCATCCCCCAATCACAGTCAACCCAGGAGTCCTCAGAGGCACAAGATCCAGTCTATAATGTTCTCCCTTCTGTGTCTTTTTTGGTTCCTGCAGTCCTTGTCCACTCCTATGATAAACAAGAGGCTAGCAATAATGAATCTGAGGTGTCCAGCAACCCCAACACACTGTCTCATCCACAGAATGGGATGTTAGCGCAAGTGCCTTTCGAGTTGGGCCAACCTTTACTGGCTGCGTTTCCAGACACGACACATACCGAGAAAGAagatctggaggaatttcaggaGAAGAAGGATGTTGTGGAAATGTATGACAAACTGTCAGACATTCAAGAAGAACCAAGTCAGAATGTAGAAGGAGATAAAACTTGCATTCAGACGTCGGAAAATCCCACACAGGCCTCTTTCTCAAAAAAGGTAAAAGTTGCAACTGAAGATGTAGAGAAGCTGATTTGGTCAGAGGGCTTGGAGAATCCACTGAATGAAGGAGGTCTAAAAGATTTTCAGGAAAAGGAAGATGTGAAAATAGACAACAGATTGGCAAACAGTCAAGAAGAATCAAGTCAGAATATAGAAGAAGATAAAACTTACATTCACAGGTCAGAATTTCTTAAACAGCTTCCTTCCTCAACACAGTTAAACCTTGCAAATGTAGATTTAGAAAACGTCAATTTGTCAGAGTTTTTAGAGAACCGTCTAGATGAAAATCCCAAGCAGTCTTCTTCCTCAATACAGGTAAATGTTGCAACTGAAGATGTAGAGAAGCTTAGTTTGTCAGATGGGTTAGACAGTTCTCTGGAGAACAGTCTGAAGCatctaaaggaaaatgaagatgTTGTGGAAATTGTTAACAGCTTGGCAGATATTCAAGAAGAACCAAGCCAAAGTATAGAAGAAGATAAAACTTACAATTACAAGTCAGAATCTCCCAAACAGCCTTGCTCCTCAATACAGGTAAATGTTGCAACTGAAGATGAAAAGCTCACTTTGTCGGATGGGTTAGAGAATCCTCTGAAAGAAGGTCTGAAGGATTTTCAGGAAAATGAAGATGTTGTGAAAACGGTTGACAGTTTGGCAGATGTTCTAGAAGAACCAAGTCAGAATATAGAAGAAGATAAAATGTACAGTCACGGCTCGGAAGATCCCAAGTCACTTCCTTCCTCAAAAGAGGTAAACATTGTTACCGAAGACACAGCGAAACACAATTTGTCAGAAGAAATAGTGATTCCAGTGTATGAAAAGGATCTAAAAGATTTTCAGGAAAATGAAGATGTTGTGAAAACTGATGAAAGATCGGCAGACATTCTTGAAGAACCAAGTCAGAATACAGAAGATGAAATGTACAGTCACAGGTCGAAAAATCCCAAGTCGCTTCCTTCCTCAATAGAGGTACACATTGAAACTGAAGATGTTGAGAAGCTGATTTTGTCAGAAGGCTTAAAGAATGTTCTGGATGAAAAATGTCTAGACGATTTTCAGGAAAAGGAAGACGCTGTGAAAACTGACAAAATATTGGCAGATATTCTTGAAGAGCCAAATCAGGATCTAGAAAATAACACTTGTGATCAGCTGCTTGAAGAACCCACGCTGCCTCCTTCCTCTAAGGAGGTAATCACTGCAACAGAAGATGCAGAGAAGCTTTCAGATAGCTTGGAGCATCCTCTGGAAGAAGGAATTAAAGAAGTAGATCTTGTCTCTTTGATTGGAATTAAGCGTGCCCAGGTGTTCGAAGTGGAAAGCACCAAAACAGGGGATGAGGAATATGATGCTTTGGTAGCTTCCTATTTAGATACCACTTTACAGGACAGAGAAACCCAAAGTTTACTAATCAATCCAACCAGTCAAGAAGAAGGACTCTTGGATCCAAAAACCCTGGCCTCAATCCTGCCTGAGGACCCAAACATTAAAAACCAAACTGTTTCTATGTGTACTTCAGAGCATCCAACAAGCCAACCAGAAAAGCCAGCACTGGTCAGTGGTTCTGAAACATCACCAAGAGCCTTCGATCATCAGCCTTCAACTGTTCAAACCTCAGCAGAAGAAGATTTAACGTCTGAGCCTGATGAACTTTCCCAAGAGGCATGTAAAGACCTTGAACCTCAGCACACACTGCCAAGAGTCGACAGTGAACTATCTCAAATATCAAAGGATCAGGCTGAGGTCTCTCTGAGCACGTGTCTCATGGTCTCCGTAACCTTCTTCACTGCTGTTATCTGCCTGGCTGTAGGGATTCAAGAGCCCAGCGCTTTTCTGTGTGTGGGATTATTCCTGTTGTCCCTTTGGTTCTTTGGTTCTCCCATCCACTTCTCATAA
- the LOC141375633 gene encoding protein phosphatase 1 regulatory subunit 3A-like isoform X3: MAQGNNNNFLSIPSQQGLFKTVRVERSEDNSNDEDEEETEEDVRLIPRSSPVPRKRGSSIADETAEYMRIRLALTDRRVSFVDSMGAELADVRMFVPFDSDEEDNSRWEEEEAKYRKAYSEPTYRLWPEFQVLTGPELLLAVHTNKLEVDSVTPVPDEPLSFDVVIRVLNISFHKSVYVRSTMDGWINHFDYPAEYVQDSNDGETDKFSVKLSFAPPYLFNGARIDFVVRYETSDGEFWANNSGRNYSVTLLQSYDEDSVQTCAAEKPELRGILKPPRYRTASGYDDSDDREDGNLSNDECEAPENQDYFAQPTIVQPEIDIELIEASAST, encoded by the exons ATGGCGCAGGGAAATAACAACAATTTCCTATCTATCCCCTCACAACAGGGTCTTTTCAAGACGGTTAGAGTTGAACGTTCTGAAGACAATAGTAAcgatgaagatgaagaagaaaCAGAGGAAGACGTCCGGCTTATACCGAGGTCTTCCCCCGTTCCCAGGAAGCGAGGTTCGTCCATCGCGGATGAAACCGCCGAGTACATGCGAATTCGTCTCGCGTTAACTGATAGAAGAGTCTCGTTTGTAGACAGTATGGGAGCCGAGCTCGCTGATGTCAGAATGTTTGTCCCGTTTGATTCAGACGAAGAGGACAATTCAAGATGGGAAGAAGAGGAGGCGAAATACCGTAAAGCCTACAGCGAGCCCACTTACCGTCTGTGGCCGGAGTTCCAGGTGCTCACCGGCCCGGAGCTTTTACTCGCGGTCCACACCAACAAGCTGGAGGTGGACAGCGTGACACCTGTGCCAGACGAGCCTCTATCCTTCGACGTGGTCATTCGTGTGCTTAACATTTCTTTTCACAAATCAGTCTATGTCAGGTCGACTATGGACGGTTGGATCAATCACTTTGATTACCCAGCCGAGTACGTCCAGGACTCAAACGACGGCGAAACGGACAAGTTCTCCGTGAAGCTGTCCTTTGCTCCGCCGTACTTGTTCAACGGAGCACGCATTGATTTTGTTGTTCGATATGAGACGTCAGATGGAGAGTTTTGGGCGAACAACTCTGGAAGGAATTATTCGGTAACTCTCCTACAGTCTTATGATGAAGACTCGGTCCAGACCTGCGCGGCGGAGAAGCCAGAGCTGAGAGGAATCCTGAAACCTCCCCGGTATCG AACGGCCAGTGGTTATGATGACTCTGATGACAGAGAAGATG gaaatctAAGCAATGACGAGTGTGAAGCACCGGAAAATCAAGACTATTTTGCACAGCCAACCATAGTTCAGCCAGAGATCGACATCGAG CTCATTGAAGCTTCGGCATCAACTTAG
- the suv39h1b gene encoding histone-lysine N-methyltransferase SUV39H1b isoform X1 produces MQRQNKRSAPRRLDPATVTHLTQRAKLRQTLKQWETHLNSLGTHKGYISVRNQVDLEGPPKSFTYINDYKVGDGILLNEVSVGCECTDCLASPVEGCCAGASQHKFAYNELGQVRIRPGLPIYECNKRCRCGPDCSNRVVQRGIRYSLCIFRTDNGRGWGVRTMERIRKNTFVMEYVGEIITTEEAERRGHVYDKEGATYLFDLDYVDDEYTVDAAHYGNISHFVNHSCDPNLQVYNVFIDNLDERLPRIAFFATRGIKAGEELTFDYNMKIDPVDAESTKMDTNFGVMGLPGSPKKRMRVECKCGVATCRKYLF; encoded by the exons ATGCAGAGACAGAATAAACGTTCTGCCCCTCGTCGTCTAGACCCCGCCACTGTAACACACCTCACTCAGCGAGCGAAACTCCGGCAGACCCTCAAACAATGGGAGACTCACCTCAACAGCCTGGGCACCCATAAGGGCTACATCTCTGTCCGCAACCAGGTGGATCTGGAGGGTCCACCCAAAAGCTTCACCTACATTAATGACTATAAAGTTGGAGATGGGATCCTGCTGAACGAGGTGTCCGTGGGCTGTGAGTGCACAGACTGTTTGGCCAGCCCTGTGGAGGGTTGCTGTGCCGGAGCGTCCCAGCATAAGTTTGCATACAATGAGTTGGGTCAGGTCCGCATTCGGCCTGGGTTGCCCATTTATGAATGCAACAAGAGGTGCCGCTGTGGGCCTGACTGTTCCAACAGAGTGGTGCAGAGGGGCATCCGGTATTCGCTCTGCATTTTCAGGACGGACAATGGCAGGGGATGGGGAGTGCGGACCATGGAGCGAATTCGCAAGAACACTTTCGTCATGGAGTATGTCGGCGAG ATCATCACAACAGAAGAAGCAGAACGCCGAGGTCATGTATACGATAAAGAGGGCGCCACTTACCTGTTTGACCTGGATTATGTGGACGATGAGTATACCGTGGATGCTGCTCATTATGGAAACATTTCCCACTTCGTCAACCACAGC TGTGACCCCAACCTCCAggtatataatgtatttattgatAACCTGGATGAGCGGCTGCCGCGGATCGCGTTCTTCGCCACTCGTGGGATAAAGGCTGGAGAAGAGCTCACCTTTGACTACAACATGAAGA TTGATCCAGTAGATGCCGAGAGCACAAAGATGGATACTAATTTCGGTGTGATGGGACTCCCAGGCTCCCCTAAGAAGCGCATGCGTGTGGAGTGCAAATGTGGGGTGGCGACCTGTCGAAAGTACCTATTTTAG
- the suv39h1b gene encoding histone-lysine N-methyltransferase SUV39H1b, with the protein MAENLKAQVCRVACIATTEQLEVVCRDEGVVCEELGISRNNLCDYEVEYLCDYKRKVITDGKRQTVQELYLVKWKGYPESRNTWEPRRNLRCVNLLSQFWEDLNAEMQRQNKRSAPRRLDPATVTHLTQRAKLRQTLKQWETHLNSLGTHKGYISVRNQVDLEGPPKSFTYINDYKVGDGILLNEVSVGCECTDCLASPVEGCCAGASQHKFAYNELGQVRIRPGLPIYECNKRCRCGPDCSNRVVQRGIRYSLCIFRTDNGRGWGVRTMERIRKNTFVMEYVGEIITTEEAERRGHVYDKEGATYLFDLDYVDDEYTVDAAHYGNISHFVNHSCDPNLQVYNVFIDNLDERLPRIAFFATRGIKAGEELTFDYNMKIDPVDAESTKMDTNFGVMGLPGSPKKRMRVECKCGVATCRKYLF; encoded by the exons ATGGCGGAAAATTTGAAAG CTCAAGTTTGCAGGGTAGCATGCATTGCTACGACAGAGCAGCTGGAGGTGGTCTGTCGAGATGAGGGAGTGGTGTGCGAAGAGCTCGGCATCAGCAGGAACAACCTGTGTGATTATGAAGTGGAATATTTGTGTGACTACAAAAGAAAAGTTATCACAGATGGGAAGAGGCAAACAGTACAG GAGTTATACCTGGTGAAATGGAAAGGCTACCCAGAATCCAGAAACACATGGGAACCACGGAGGAACCTGAGGTGCGTCAACCTGCTCTCTCAGTTCTGGGAGGATCTGAATGCAGAGATGCAGAGACAGAATAAACGTTCTGCCCCTCGTCGTCTAGACCCCGCCACTGTAACACACCTCACTCAGCGAGCGAAACTCCGGCAGACCCTCAAACAATGGGAGACTCACCTCAACAGCCTGGGCACCCATAAGGGCTACATCTCTGTCCGCAACCAGGTGGATCTGGAGGGTCCACCCAAAAGCTTCACCTACATTAATGACTATAAAGTTGGAGATGGGATCCTGCTGAACGAGGTGTCCGTGGGCTGTGAGTGCACAGACTGTTTGGCCAGCCCTGTGGAGGGTTGCTGTGCCGGAGCGTCCCAGCATAAGTTTGCATACAATGAGTTGGGTCAGGTCCGCATTCGGCCTGGGTTGCCCATTTATGAATGCAACAAGAGGTGCCGCTGTGGGCCTGACTGTTCCAACAGAGTGGTGCAGAGGGGCATCCGGTATTCGCTCTGCATTTTCAGGACGGACAATGGCAGGGGATGGGGAGTGCGGACCATGGAGCGAATTCGCAAGAACACTTTCGTCATGGAGTATGTCGGCGAG ATCATCACAACAGAAGAAGCAGAACGCCGAGGTCATGTATACGATAAAGAGGGCGCCACTTACCTGTTTGACCTGGATTATGTGGACGATGAGTATACCGTGGATGCTGCTCATTATGGAAACATTTCCCACTTCGTCAACCACAGC TGTGACCCCAACCTCCAggtatataatgtatttattgatAACCTGGATGAGCGGCTGCCGCGGATCGCGTTCTTCGCCACTCGTGGGATAAAGGCTGGAGAAGAGCTCACCTTTGACTACAACATGAAGA TTGATCCAGTAGATGCCGAGAGCACAAAGATGGATACTAATTTCGGTGTGATGGGACTCCCAGGCTCCCCTAAGAAGCGCATGCGTGTGGAGTGCAAATGTGGGGTGGCGACCTGTCGAAAGTACCTATTTTAG
- the LOC141375633 gene encoding uncharacterized protein isoform X1, with product MAQGNNNNFLSIPSQQGLFKTVRVERSEDNSNDEDEEETEEDVRLIPRSSPVPRKRGSSIADETAEYMRIRLALTDRRVSFVDSMGAELADVRMFVPFDSDEEDNSRWEEEEAKYRKAYSEPTYRLWPEFQVLTGPELLLAVHTNKLEVDSVTPVPDEPLSFDVVIRVLNISFHKSVYVRSTMDGWINHFDYPAEYVQDSNDGETDKFSVKLSFAPPYLFNGARIDFVVRYETSDGEFWANNSGRNYSVTLLQSYDEDSVQTCAAEKPELRGILKPPRYRTASGYDDSDDREDGNLSNDECEAPENQDYFAQPTIVQPEIDIETAKNLSSSPESTKTSSMAGCSLSTSDIPYGETLPLESMSSINSPQIEESGLHPSILSIPQSQSTQESSEAQDPVYNVLPSVSFLVPAVLVHSYDKQEASNNESEVSSNPNTLSHPQNGMLAQVPFELGQPLLAAFPDTTHTEKEDLEEFQEKKDVVEMYDKLSDIQEEPSQNVEGDKTCIQTSENPTQASFSKKVKVATEDVEKLIWSEGLENPLNEGGLKDFQEKEDVKIDNRLANSQEESSQNIEEDKTYIHRSEFLKQLPSSTQLNLANVDLENVNLSEFLENRLDENPKQSSSSIQVNVATEDVEKLSLSDGLDSSLENSLKHLKENEDVVEIVNSLADIQEEPSQSIEEDKTYNYKSESPKQPCSSIQVNVATEDEKLTLSDGLENPLKEGLKDFQENEDVVKTVDSLADVLEEPSQNIEEDKMYSHGSEDPKSLPSSKEVNIVTEDTAKHNLSEEIVIPVYEKDLKDFQENEDVVKTDERSADILEEPSQNTEDEMYSHRSKNPKSLPSSIEVHIETEDVEKLILSEGLKNVLDEKCLDDFQEKEDAVKTDKILADILEEPNQDLENNTCDQLLEEPTLPPSSKEVITATEDAEKLSDSLEHPLEEGIKEVDLVSLIGIKRAQVFEVESTKTGDEEYDALVASYLDTTLQDRETQSLLINPTSQEEGLLDPKTLASILPEDPNIKNQTVSMCTSEHPTSQPEKPALVSGSETSPRAFDHQPSTVQTSAEEDLTSEPDELSQEACKDLEPQHTLPRVDSELSQISKDQAEVSLSTCLMVSVTFFTAVICLAVGIQEPSAFLCVGLFLLSLWFFGSPIHFS from the exons ATGGCGCAGGGAAATAACAACAATTTCCTATCTATCCCCTCACAACAGGGTCTTTTCAAGACGGTTAGAGTTGAACGTTCTGAAGACAATAGTAAcgatgaagatgaagaagaaaCAGAGGAAGACGTCCGGCTTATACCGAGGTCTTCCCCCGTTCCCAGGAAGCGAGGTTCGTCCATCGCGGATGAAACCGCCGAGTACATGCGAATTCGTCTCGCGTTAACTGATAGAAGAGTCTCGTTTGTAGACAGTATGGGAGCCGAGCTCGCTGATGTCAGAATGTTTGTCCCGTTTGATTCAGACGAAGAGGACAATTCAAGATGGGAAGAAGAGGAGGCGAAATACCGTAAAGCCTACAGCGAGCCCACTTACCGTCTGTGGCCGGAGTTCCAGGTGCTCACCGGCCCGGAGCTTTTACTCGCGGTCCACACCAACAAGCTGGAGGTGGACAGCGTGACACCTGTGCCAGACGAGCCTCTATCCTTCGACGTGGTCATTCGTGTGCTTAACATTTCTTTTCACAAATCAGTCTATGTCAGGTCGACTATGGACGGTTGGATCAATCACTTTGATTACCCAGCCGAGTACGTCCAGGACTCAAACGACGGCGAAACGGACAAGTTCTCCGTGAAGCTGTCCTTTGCTCCGCCGTACTTGTTCAACGGAGCACGCATTGATTTTGTTGTTCGATATGAGACGTCAGATGGAGAGTTTTGGGCGAACAACTCTGGAAGGAATTATTCGGTAACTCTCCTACAGTCTTATGATGAAGACTCGGTCCAGACCTGCGCGGCGGAGAAGCCAGAGCTGAGAGGAATCCTGAAACCTCCCCGGTATCG AACGGCCAGTGGTTATGATGACTCTGATGACAGAGAAGATG gaaatctAAGCAATGACGAGTGTGAAGCACCGGAAAATCAAGACTATTTTGCACAGCCAACCATAGTTCAGCCAGAGATCGACATCGAG ACTGCCAAAAATCTGTCCAGTTCCCCAGAGTCCACCAAAACTTCCTCCATGGCAGGATGTTCTCTTTCCACTTCAGATATTCCCTACGGAGAAACACTTCCACTAGAGTCAATGTCATCCATAAATTCTCCCCAAATAGAAGAGTCTGGCCTTCATCCATCAATTTTATCCATCCCCCAATCACAGTCAACCCAGGAGTCCTCAGAGGCACAAGATCCAGTCTATAATGTTCTCCCTTCTGTGTCTTTTTTGGTTCCTGCAGTCCTTGTCCACTCCTATGATAAACAAGAGGCTAGCAATAATGAATCTGAGGTGTCCAGCAACCCCAACACACTGTCTCATCCACAGAATGGGATGTTAGCGCAAGTGCCTTTCGAGTTGGGCCAACCTTTACTGGCTGCGTTTCCAGACACGACACATACCGAGAAAGAagatctggaggaatttcaggaGAAGAAGGATGTTGTGGAAATGTATGACAAACTGTCAGACATTCAAGAAGAACCAAGTCAGAATGTAGAAGGAGATAAAACTTGCATTCAGACGTCGGAAAATCCCACACAGGCCTCTTTCTCAAAAAAGGTAAAAGTTGCAACTGAAGATGTAGAGAAGCTGATTTGGTCAGAGGGCTTGGAGAATCCACTGAATGAAGGAGGTCTAAAAGATTTTCAGGAAAAGGAAGATGTGAAAATAGACAACAGATTGGCAAACAGTCAAGAAGAATCAAGTCAGAATATAGAAGAAGATAAAACTTACATTCACAGGTCAGAATTTCTTAAACAGCTTCCTTCCTCAACACAGTTAAACCTTGCAAATGTAGATTTAGAAAACGTCAATTTGTCAGAGTTTTTAGAGAACCGTCTAGATGAAAATCCCAAGCAGTCTTCTTCCTCAATACAGGTAAATGTTGCAACTGAAGATGTAGAGAAGCTTAGTTTGTCAGATGGGTTAGACAGTTCTCTGGAGAACAGTCTGAAGCatctaaaggaaaatgaagatgTTGTGGAAATTGTTAACAGCTTGGCAGATATTCAAGAAGAACCAAGCCAAAGTATAGAAGAAGATAAAACTTACAATTACAAGTCAGAATCTCCCAAACAGCCTTGCTCCTCAATACAGGTAAATGTTGCAACTGAAGATGAAAAGCTCACTTTGTCGGATGGGTTAGAGAATCCTCTGAAAGAAGGTCTGAAGGATTTTCAGGAAAATGAAGATGTTGTGAAAACGGTTGACAGTTTGGCAGATGTTCTAGAAGAACCAAGTCAGAATATAGAAGAAGATAAAATGTACAGTCACGGCTCGGAAGATCCCAAGTCACTTCCTTCCTCAAAAGAGGTAAACATTGTTACCGAAGACACAGCGAAACACAATTTGTCAGAAGAAATAGTGATTCCAGTGTATGAAAAGGATCTAAAAGATTTTCAGGAAAATGAAGATGTTGTGAAAACTGATGAAAGATCGGCAGACATTCTTGAAGAACCAAGTCAGAATACAGAAGATGAAATGTACAGTCACAGGTCGAAAAATCCCAAGTCGCTTCCTTCCTCAATAGAGGTACACATTGAAACTGAAGATGTTGAGAAGCTGATTTTGTCAGAAGGCTTAAAGAATGTTCTGGATGAAAAATGTCTAGACGATTTTCAGGAAAAGGAAGACGCTGTGAAAACTGACAAAATATTGGCAGATATTCTTGAAGAGCCAAATCAGGATCTAGAAAATAACACTTGTGATCAGCTGCTTGAAGAACCCACGCTGCCTCCTTCCTCTAAGGAGGTAATCACTGCAACAGAAGATGCAGAGAAGCTTTCAGATAGCTTGGAGCATCCTCTGGAAGAAGGAATTAAAGAAGTAGATCTTGTCTCTTTGATTGGAATTAAGCGTGCCCAGGTGTTCGAAGTGGAAAGCACCAAAACAGGGGATGAGGAATATGATGCTTTGGTAGCTTCCTATTTAGATACCACTTTACAGGACAGAGAAACCCAAAGTTTACTAATCAATCCAACCAGTCAAGAAGAAGGACTCTTGGATCCAAAAACCCTGGCCTCAATCCTGCCTGAGGACCCAAACATTAAAAACCAAACTGTTTCTATGTGTACTTCAGAGCATCCAACAAGCCAACCAGAAAAGCCAGCACTGGTCAGTGGTTCTGAAACATCACCAAGAGCCTTCGATCATCAGCCTTCAACTGTTCAAACCTCAGCAGAAGAAGATTTAACGTCTGAGCCTGATGAACTTTCCCAAGAGGCATGTAAAGACCTTGAACCTCAGCACACACTGCCAAGAGTCGACAGTGAACTATCTCAAATATCAAAGGATCAGGCTGAGGTCTCTCTGAGCACGTGTCTCATGGTCTCCGTAACCTTCTTCACTGCTGTTATCTGCCTGGCTGTAGGGATTCAAGAGCCCAGCGCTTTTCTGTGTGTGGGATTATTCCTGTTGTCCCTTTGGTTCTTTGGTTCTCCCATCCACTTCTCATAA